The following nucleotide sequence is from uncultured Draconibacterium sp..
CGAAACGACAATACACAGGGCATCGGTATTTTCCGTCATCCCAACGGCAGCTCGATGGCGGAGTCCCAAAGCTTTGTCCAATTCTTTTTGTGTAAGCGGAAGAATACACCCCGCAGCAACAATGCGGTTTCCTTTAATAATTATGGCACCATCATGCAGTGGCGAGTTTTTGAAAAATATAGTGCGAATTAGCGTCGACGATATTTTTGCATTGATCTTTTCACCGGTATTAATCTGTTCGTTTAATTCGTTTTCACCCGCAATAACAATCAGTGCTCCGGTTTTTGTTTTCCCCATCGACTGGCAGGCATCAACAATGTTATCAATCTGTTGCTGGTTAATACTCTTGGGTTTCCCCTGAGAGAACAACTTGTCGAGCATTAATATTTTATTCACATTATAATTGGTACCGATAAACAGCAGGAATTTTCGTATTTCGGGGTGAAAAACAATTATGAGAGCGATGGCACCAACCCCAATAAAATACCCCATTATCGATCCCAGCAACTCCATGTTCAAGGCCTTCACCGTTAACCAAACCAGGTAGAGCGAAAAAAGCCCGATAACAATATTAAAAGCTACCGTTCCTTTAATAAGGCGGTAAAGCTGGTAAAGCAAAAAAGCCACCAGTAGAATATCGAGGATATCAAGAAATCGTATGGTTATAAATGCCAGCATCAAATGATTGTAGCTTTAATTTCACAAAATATTTTTACGGCTTCAACTGCTTCTTTTACATCGTGCACACGCAAGATGTCGGCCCCGCCCATTAACGCCAGGGTGTTGGCCACCGAGGTGCCATTTAGTGCCGTTTCGGGCTGGGCATCAAGTGCCTTCCAAATCATCGACTTACGACTTAATCCCACCATCACCGGAAGTTGATACACTTTAAACGCATCGAGCTTGTTCAATAACTCGTAGTTGTGGTCGAGTGTTTTTCCAAAACCAAAACCGGGATCCAGAATCACTTCTGTTACGCCCAGTTTGTTTAGTTTTTTTACACGTTCGGCAAAATACTGTGCTACTTCCTTAATCAGATCGTCGTACTGAGGATCTTCCTGCATGTTCAAGGGCGTTCCTTTTATATGCGACAAAATATACGGAACCTGTAATTTCCCCACAGTTTCAAACATATTGCTATCAAGCGATCCTCCCGAAATATCGTTTATGATTATTGGCCCTACCTCATCGATTACACGAACAGCCACCCACGAGCGAAATGTATCGACCGAAAGCGCAATATCGGGGAAAGATTTATGAATTGCCTTTACAGCCGGTAACAGACGCACCAGCTCTTCTTTTGTTGAGACATTTTTCGAGCCCGGACGTGTAGAAACCGCTCCCACATCAATAATTCCTGCTCCATCAGCAACCATTTTTTCAACGGCTTTTAACATGGTGGTTTCGTCTTCCATTTTCCCTCCATCGAAAAACGAATCGGGCGTAATATTCACAATTCCGGCAACTACCGGAATGGATAAATCAACTTCTTTTTCGCCAAGATGTAAGGTACTGTTTCGTTTTAGGAATTTACCCGCAGACTGCGTAATCAACATAAGAACTGGGCTTTTATGTTTAACAAATCATTAACTATCTATTAATTGTCGTTAACTACAAATGTAGAATAAAACAGGCCAAATTTGCCATTTTTTCATACTTTTATCCGGCAATTTTAGCATACAAAAATATACAGAACTTAGCGAATTGAGCACAATTGGCTCAACCAGAAGAAAAAAGACACAAAATAATGGACAGAACAAACCAGCAATACGACCAGGTAATTTCAATTTGCCGTAATATATTTTCGAAGAAAATGACCGATTATGGCACAGCATGGCGAATATTGCGTCCGACCTCACTTACCGACCAGATTTACATTAAAGCACAACGCATACGAAGCATTGAAGAGAAAGGTGTTACAAAAGTTGACGAAGGTGTAAAACCTGAATTTATTGGTATTATTAATTACTGTATTATGGGCCTGATTCAACTGGAATTAGGAACTTCAGATCAGGAAGTACCAAACGAAACCATTCAGGAACTTTACGACAAATATTTTAACGAGGCCAAAACGCTGATGATGGATAAAAACCACGATTACGGCGAGGCCTGGCGAAATATGCGCATCAGTTCGTACACCGATTTGATTTTAATGAAAATACAACGCACAAAACAAATAGAAGATAACCAGGGCAAAACGCTTATTTCTGAAGGAATTGATGCCAATTATATGGATATGATCAATTACTCTGTGTTTGCCATGATTAAAATTGAATTTGAAAACAAAGAATAAACTCACCGTATGAATATTGTTAAGCAACTCGCACGAATTCTTTTTGGTATTGTTTTTATTTTCTCCGGATTTGTAAAAGGAATCGATCCGTGGGGATCGGCCTACAAATTTACCGACTATTTTAATGCCATGGGGTTCGATTCGTTGCTTTGGGCAGCCTTTCCGCTGGGAGTTTTGCTGGCTTTTGCCGAGTTTGCCATTGGCGTGGCTTTTATGTTTAACTGGCGGATGCGGTTGTTTTCATGGCTGGGCTTATTATTCATGGCCTTTTTTACACCATTAACACTTTGGATTGCACTAAAAAATCCGGTTACCGATTGTGGTTGTTTTGGCGATGCACTGGTAATTTCGAACTGGGAAACATTTTATAAAAACCTTGTATTTATTACGCTGGCAATAATTGTAGTTGTTAACCGAAATTGGTATGCCGAAAAGGTAAAAAGTATAGTTCCGGGTATACTAAGTGTTGGTGTTTTTATTGTATACTTTGGCATTGTTTATTACTCGTACAGCCACTTGCCGGTTTTCGATTTCAGGCCTTACAAAGTGGGCACCAATATTCCGGAAGCCATGAGCATTCCCGACGATGCGCCACAGGAAATCTATGAGAACACATTTTATTACAAGAATAAAAACACCGGCGAGGTTAAAGAATTCACGGAAGCTAATTATCCCTGGCAAGACACCACTAACTGGGAATATAACGACATGGAATCGAACCTGGTGCAGGAAGGTTACGAACCGCCAATTCATGATTTCACCATTGAATCGCCCGAAGGAGATGACATAAAAGACTTCTTTATTTACGACGAGAATTATGTGTTTATGCTTGTAGCTTACGACCTGCATAAAACCAGTACCAAGTCGCAGGAAGAGATTAACACCTTAGCGCATTGGGCGCTGGATAAAGGGTATTCGTTTGTTTGCCTCACCTCCACCCTGCAGGATGAAGCTGTGCAATTTGCTGAAGAGAATGAAGCACCTTACGAATTCTTTAATTGCGACGAAATTACCTTAAAAACAATGATTCGTTCGAACCCGGGATTGATCGTAATGAAAGGCGGAACAATTCTGGGAAAATGGCATTACAACGATATTCCTTCGCCGGAAGAAATTGAAGCTGAATTTGAGTAGAGATTGACGAGTTTCGAGTTTCGAGCTATAAGTTTGCAGTCGCAGTTCACAGTTTTACAATTTAGCAGTTATACAATTCTACAATTAAGTTTTACCACAGAGTTACGTAGAGAATTCTCGGAGTTTCACAGAGCGGGTAAAAAAGCAGACTGCTAAGTTTTACATTTTATCAGTTTAGCAATTCATTCTACCGACAAAATGAAAAGTCACAGTCTCAGGTTAATGTCACAGTCGCATTTTACAATTTAGCATTTTAGCAATGGTGACGCTAAAGTACCCGGAATCCAGCATCTAATATCAAGTATCTAGTATCAAGCATCCAGTATCGCATCTCATTCTTCCAATTTAAATAAACAAATAGTTAATAATATTTAAGCATTATATTCAATGCCCCGCGAATCAATTATTTCGGTTAAATTTGTGATCGATTTTTGAAAATCTAATAAACTAAAATTCAATAATATGAGACAAAAGATAGTTGCAGGAAACTGGAAATGTAACACCACCTTACAAGAAGGTGTTGAGTTGGGAAAAGCTGTTGACGCGATTGTAGCGAGTGAAGGTGCTGACGATGTAGTTGTTGTATTGGGAACACCATTTACACACATTACAAAAGTAGTTGAAACAGTAAATACCGACAGAATTGGTGTTGCTGCACAAAACTGTGCTGCCGAAGCTAAAGGAGCATACACTGGTGAGGTTTCTGCTGAAATGGTAAAATCAACAGGTGCTGAGTACGTTATTTTAGGTCACTCTGAGCGTCGTGAATACTACGGTGAAACCAGCGAGATCCTGAACAAAAAAGTTGCTCTGGCACTAGAAAACGAATTAACTCCAATTTACTGCTGTGGTGAAGCTTTAGATATTCGCGAAGCCGGTACACACAACGAATATGTTGTAAATCAACTGGAAGAAACAGTTTTCCAACTGTCAACCGAAGATTTCAAAAAAATCGTTATTGCTTACGAACCAATCTGGGCAATCGGTACAGGTGTAACTGCCAGCTCGGAGCAAGCACAAGATATGCACGCTAACATTCGCGCTGCAATTACAGCTAAATTTGGTGAAGAAGTTGCTGAAGGAACTTCAATTCTTTATGGTGGTAGCTGCAAACCAAGTAACGCAAACGAATTATTCGCCAACAAAGACGTTGACGGTGGTTTGATTGGTGGTGCTGCACTAAAAGCTGAAGATTTCATTGGAATCATCAACGGTTTCTAGAAAACAATCAAAATGCGAAATATTTTAAAGCCATTTTCTGCACAGTCAGGAAATGGCTTTTTCAATAACAACAAGCTGTTAACTAGCCATTATAAACTGATATTTACTACATTTACTCCCACTATTTTAAAACATCTGCGAGGATCGGGTTGTTAATTACGAATAGCACATATCGTTTAGGTCTAACTTTTTATTGCATGAGAAAACTGGTATTATTAGTCATTTTGTTCACCTCAATATGCATTATCAGTTGTAATTCTTCTAAAAATTCGGAAGAGATAGCCACATACACCTACCAGGAGAAGAATGTTGAAATGAATGATGCCTTGCGGGTAAAAATTCCGGATTGGGTGGAAGAAGGAAAAATCTGCTATGGGCTGGTAGTTCAGGTAACAAAAGAAGGTAAACCGATAACAGGAAAACCTGTGAAAGCCAAAGTAGTTCAAATCGATGAAAACTCGGTAAAAATGAAGGCCCTTGAAACGGTAATTCTCTACGAAGGACCAGATCGCAACCTGAAAGGAATAAACAAAGGCCAGGTTTGGGATGAAAAAGAAGGCGACCTCTACCTCACTTTTGACGAAGCCGTTGAGGTGCTCGAAAAAATGGAAATTTATAAACCTGAATAAGCTTAACCTGATTTTGGTGATGCTACAAAAACATCCCTAAGTATCGCAAACTCTCCCGTTATATTTATTTCATTAGCGAACACAATCTACACGCCACACCTTCTATGAAACATAAAAAAACAATATATTTAGTCCAAACTACAATAAATACTATTAAGAAATAAGAGATTTCTTGTATCTTCATCTTTTGAGAAAATTCAGAAATAGTTTGTTGCATTTACAGGGATTAAAAGTTTACCCTAAATTTGTAAGTCGGACAAAGTTTAATAAAATTGATTTTTAGTACGTTCCGGCAAAAACGAAATGAAAAAACGAGGAATGTGTATATGAGAATATTTATGCTTTTTATTTTCCTGTCCCTCACTGCTGGCTATAGCAGTGCACAAAACCCAATTTTCGATTGGAAAAAAGACACACTTAGCCTTGGAAACACCCTACAAAAAATGACGATAAATGGTGACCATGCCACTATTGCCGGATTCAACAATACTTTTCTAACATCAAACGATGGCGGAGAAAACTGGAACCCAATTAACCTGGTAAAACCCAGCTACGATTTAATGGATATCAGTATTAAAGAATCAGTGGGATATATTGTTACTTCAAGGGAAAAATTCTATGATGCCGCTCAGGACGTTTATACAAATGGTGTTATCTTTAAAACAACTGATAACGCACAAACCTGGCTCACTTTAGAACCCATTTTTGATACAATAAATGACCCTGCTCTTAATCCACTGGCAGACCTGTGTTTTGGGATGGATTTTCAGGCAGTTGAAACCGCAAATGATACCACGGCCTATTGTGCGGCGCGTTGGTTCGAATATATACCTGGTGGAAAAGAGTCTCACTCTGCCGTTTTTAAAACCGGCGACGGAGGTATTAGCTGGCAAAATATAAGTGGCGACCTTGGTGGAAGCTCAGTAAGTTGTATTTCGTTTAATGGCGAAAATGGTTTTATTGGAGGCAGCAATATTCTTCTCAAAACAACAGTTTCGGCAGATACTGTTGTCAATATTTTCTCAGAATTCCCCGGTAGTGGCTCGGTGTACGTTTATGACATTGAGAATGTAAGTGAAACTGAGGTATTAATCACCACTACATCCGACAGTGTTTTTGTTACAACGGATTTGGGAAATTCATATAACGCTTTTAAGGGTATCGATGGGGCATCTGATATTTATAAAGTAAACGATTCTACTATCGTTGTTATAGATTCAAAAGACGTATATGTATCTACCAACTATGGTCTCTCGTGGGGCAAGCATACATTTTCTCAAGTTCAGTGGGAAATAGGTGGAGTTGCCAATGATTCGTTAATACTATTAGCTGAGAGTATTATACACAAAGGTGCCATGCAGGATTTGATCAGTGGGAATTACACTTTTGTAACACAAAATTTAGGCAACGACAAGCTTTATAAAACCGTCTTCAATAACGATAATTTGATTATTGTAGGAAAAGAGCAAAATTTCCATCAGTCATTTGATGGAGGTGTAACCTGGGATTTAAAACATATACCAGAAGTTCCGGCACTCGAAGAGGTATACAAGAATATTGATTTCTACGGATTAAGTGGTGTTGGTGACGAAGCTTATGCTTGTATTAACCGCCATAAGTTAATGGATTATCCTTCCAGTTCGGGAAAGGAAGATGTATTTTGGTCGGGAGGATTATTTTATACCAACGACAACTGGCAAACTTATAAATCGGTTAACATTGCCAAACTAGGCGATGCAAATGAGGCAGATCCTTCGGCTAATCCCTATCATGAATCGTGCAATGGAGTAAACACTTCTGTTGTTCATTATATTGGTGATGAAACTGTTTTACTTTGGACACTTTGGAATGACTATTCTAATGGTAATATGGTGGAACATTCAAGAGTGTTCAAATCAATTGATGCCGGGAAAAACTGGATTCCGATAACTGATGATTTGGGATACAAAAATGTACAGGATATTCAATCAAGAGGAGACTCAGTATATATTGTTGGAGAGGAGGTTCTGCTCTTTTCGGAAGATGCCGGACAAAAAATCCTTGATCCCGCTCCTGTATTCACCGATCTCTATCCTAATCTGGATAGTAACGAAGATGATGAAATGTTTATTAATGCCATTGAACTGGGCAATACGAATGAATTCTTTGTGGTTACCACCCGCGACAGTTGTTTTATGACCAGCGACAACGGTGCCACCTTTAAAACATTAGGAAACCTAAAAGGAGCTTTCGATATTTATAAGTTCGATAATAACTCCTATATCATTATGGGTGTGAGTGGATCGATATTTACAAACGATGGCGGATCAAACTGGTTAGACTGCGATCCGGGCGAATTGATTTATGAAATAGGTGGCGTTTATAACAATAAACTTTATGCACTTGCCAGAAGTTGCGCCGTATCAAACAATATAAACAATTTTGATCTGAAAACAGCAATACCTCAACTTTATACAAAAGCAGAACTAAAGGTTGCCTATAACTCCTATGCTGTTGAGCTTATTTCGTCAGAGTATAATATTGAAGCCTGTTCGGTATACAGTATTAATGGCACGCTGGTAAAAAAATCGATGCCCAATAACCGCGTTTTTAAACTAAACAACAATGAGTTTACACCTGGAGTTTACATTGTGCATTCAATAGTAAAAGGTAAACCGTATGTGAATAAAGTTATATTGAGATAATACGGAAACAATTTGGTGTAATTCCGGGACAAAGCTTCATAATCACATTTTTTGTTGCGACCATTCCAATAATGAAAAAACTGCAAAACTATATCAGCGCAACTATTCTTTTACTGTTTGCCTGTATTTTCACAGTAACGGCTCAGAATAAAATAACGGTGAAAGGAATAGTTCTTGATGCAGAAACAAATAATCCCATCGTTTATGCCAACGTGGCACTGCCTGATCTTGGGCTTGGAACCACATCAAACGAGAAGGGAGAATTTACCATAAAAAATGTACCAACAGGAACAATCCAACTTGCAGTTACCTACCTTGGTTATCAGAAACATATCCAAAACTTACACATCTCAGAAGATGTTGATCTTAATATTTTACTTTATCAACAATCGCTTGGCTTACAAGAAGTTATCGTAACAGCCGAAAGCAGTTCATCAACAACTTCGGCCGCTACCATTAACCAGGAAGCCATCGATCATATTCAGGCTACAAGTTTAAAAGAGCTCATGCAGCTAATCCCTGGCAATCTTTCGGAAAACCCTGACCTTTCAGATCCAAAAAAAATAAGCATCAGGGAAGTTGATACAGATGTAAACAGTGCGCTCGGAACTGCGATTATTATCGATGGCATTCCTCTCCCGAATGATGGAAATATGCAACAAAGTATACAAACAAGTGGATTTGCATCTGTAGCCGGAAGCGGAACAGATTTAAGAGAAATTTCAGTTGACAACATCGAATCAATAACTGTTGATGTAGGTATCCCTTCGGTTGAATATGGTAACCTAACATCGGGTGCCGTTCATATAAAAACCAAAACCGGAGTTTCGCCCTACATCGTAAAAGTACAGGCCGATCCGCACACCAAACAGTTTGATATAGGGAAAGGCTACCTGTTGCAAAATGATCGTGGTGTTCTCAATATCAACACGGGATATACCAATTCTTACCAGTTCATTCACAAAAACACCGACGAGTATAAGCGAATTATAGCCTCAACAAAATATTCGAATACATTCTTTCGAAACCAAAATCCATTAAAGATCGAGGCAAAAGTAAACTACAACCAGTCGCTTGATGGTAAAAAATGGGATCCGGACATGAAAGCCGAGGAAGAACATTATGCAAAAGACCGAAGATTTCAATCCAAACTATCGGCATTATGGTCGTTAAATAATTCCTTACTGAAAAGTTTGTCGTTTGATGCAGGCTATACCATAACCGATCAAAAAGGTTTTGATAAAAAACTGGAGGCAAGCAGTTTCGGTCCTAACGTTGTGATTTCGTCGCTAAGCGAGGGAGAGCATGAGGCACTTTACAGAGCATCAAGCTACTATTCGGAAGTTACGTATGATGGGAAACCATTTGATTTGTACGCCAAACTTAAAGCCAAATTCACGCATCAAACCGATAAAACCACTGGTAATTTGATTTTGGGAAGCGAATGGAGAACTACGGGGAACAATGGTAATGGCCGCATATTCGATGCAAATAATCCGCCGGCAGGCGTTGACTCTCGCCCACGCCCGTTTAGCGATATTCCATCGTTAAATCAACTTTCAATTTTTGCCGAAGATAAAATGATAATTGATTTAGGAGCAACGCGTTTAAATGTTATGGCCGGTATTCGCATGGATAATATTCAGCCAAATGGTCCTTTCTCAAGCGACGGGAGCCTCACCTTTGATCCACGACTAAATATCGGCTACCATATTATTGACCGAAACAGGGATCATTTTCTTAGCCAACTCAATTTCAGATTGGGATACGGAAGGACTACTAAAGCACCAACCCTCACCCACCTATATCCTGACATTGTATATAACGACATCAAAAACTTCGATTACTACCCTGATTTGGTTGTGGCAACCACACAAATATTTGAAGACACAAGAAATTACGATTTAAACGCTTCTCGTGGTCGAAAATACGAAACCGGTATTGATATCAAACTGGGAAATACGATGTCGAGAATTACGGCTTTTTATGAAAAATACAACGGAGGTTTTACCCTCGACAGGAATTATTATTTAATGCCGTATCGGGACTACGAACAACCACCGGCAGATGTCCACCCGTACTTTACTGAAGAAGGCATTTTTTATCCCGATCCGGCGACAGGAGAAACAGTTGCTGTTACATATGAAATGGATGAAAAATGGCAAAATTACAGCACGTACAGAAATGCACAAACCAGAATTAAACGAGGTATTGAATACACTATTGACTTTGGTAAAGTAAAGGCCTTGCGTACATCGTTTGTGCTTAACGGAGCCTGGCTGCAAACCGAATCACATACAACCAACGCTCCTTATTGGAAAGAAGTTCCTTATACGGTTTACGAAGGGAATTCAAGTAAACAACAAGAGTTGTTGGTCAAATTTCCAAACCGACTGGGATATGGTACCGTAAAAGAAAGGCTGAATACTAACTTAAGTATCATTACACATATACCGGAAATAAAAATGCTGGTAACCCTAACAACACAAATGGTATGGCACGAAAAAGACTGGCGCAAAACATACAACGATTATAAATTCTATACACTGCAAGAACTTCGCGAATATCTTGATCAGCCTGAGCTGTTCAGTTCGCACAACGAAAACTACTTTTACTACTACTTGCCAACCAGTTACCAAACTTACGATGGTATTGAACATGCATATTCAATAAACGATTTTGAAAACACTTTGCACCAACAAGCTATTGATTTAAACCAACAATACCGATTTGAAGCGTTAACCATGTCACCACTTTTACTTTGTAACATAAGAATATCAAAAGATATAGCACAACGCTTTCAGTTATCGTTTTATGCCAATAACTTCCTGAACATCCGTCCGTGGGAATTAAACGAGCGCGAAGGCCAGTATATAAGAAGAAATAACGAGCCCTATTTTGGGGCTGCAATTAAGATGAAACTATAAGATGAGAAACCTTTTTGTACTGATATTAGTATTTTTTACCGCTTGCGAAATTTATGATGAGCCTTCAACCTATTTATTTGAAGTTTCAGCCTATTATCCGGCAACAATTAATAACGGTGATCCCATTTCCAACCAACTGATAATAGTGAAGGACCAGCAAACCGGTAGGGAATATAAAGCGCAAACAAACGATATCGGACAAGCAGTTTTTAATGTTCGCGGCGGAAACTACGATATTTCTATCTCATTTGTTGAAGAACATGTTATCGATATTTCAGGTTATCCAAACGAGAGAGACCTTATAATTTTTGGCAATACAACCAACGAACTAATAACTGAAGACAATCTTTCAATTACCCTGAATACCGAATATTCAATAAAGAATGAAGGTTTTGTTATAAAAGAGCTTTATACTTCAGGAAGTTTAACGCCCGATGGAGCTCATTATAACATCGACAAGTTTGTGGAGATCTATAACAATACCGATCAAATTTTGTATTCTGATGGTTTATGTTTTGGAGTTGTGATAAACACAGTGAGCTACCGTCCTACTCCTTGGGTAGATGATAATGGGAACCTGCTGCCCCGCACCCCTATATGGAGTTTTGTGGCAATTGTTCCCGGCTCAGGAGAAGAACATCCGGTTCAACCAGGCCAATCGATAATTATCGCCCTTGTGGGAATTAACCACCGCGACGATCCCAACGGAAATCCAAACTCGATTGATCTTTCATTCGCCGATTGGGAAATGATAGTTGACGGTGGTAAATACGTTGATACTCCTGTTGTTCCTAATATTCTAATGCAACGTATATCAAAAGGAACAGCAATTGCAATTGATAACCAGGGTCAACCGGTTATTATATTCCGCTTACCAACCAACAATCTGGAAGCAATTTTCACCAATCCGGATAACTATATGGTTCAGCCAGGCGGCTCTTTTAATTGTTTTATGGTTCCAACAGAATGGGTAATCGATGGTGTTGACAATTTACGTTTGGACGATCGTGGTGCCTACAAACGCCTTCCCGGAATTCTTGATGCAGGCTATATTCAACACAAAGCCGGACATTCGGCTGTTTCTATCCGCCGAAAAGTAAAAGAAGTTGTTAACGGACGAACCATCTACATGGACACTAATAATTCCTCAAACGATTTTCTCACCAACCAAATTCCATCTCCGGGAGTAATTGCAACACAATAAATGAGCAAAGCAAAGTACATAGCGCTTTTTATTGTGGTTTGGACAGCCACAAATTGTTTCGATAAAGCAATTGCAAGTGAAGCTGATTCGCTGCAAACATCGCTTTCAACCGAGTCGATTCTATTGCTCAAAAGTCCGTGGTCTGGTTCCGAAAATGCTGCAGGATTGCAATTTTTTGAAATGCCGCAACGACTTGGAACAGCATCGCTTTTTTATAACAATAACAAAGGCGACTTTCACCGTTTTCAGGAAGCTCAGGAAAATCTTCAGTATGGTTTTTATACCAACGGCTACACAACTTTTCAGCAATGGAAATTTTACGGAGATTTTAGTTATTACAAACAACTTGAAAAGGATATTCTGTGGACGGATGTAATGCATCCCTATAATGATAATCCATACACCATTGGCGATGATATTGGCGGAAAATACCGGAAAGAATATTTTGAAATGAATGCAAAAGCCGCCTTGCATATCAGCAACGCCCTTAATTTTGGTTTTGAAATGAATTACCAAACCGGTGTTGGTACCCGACGAAAAGATCCGCGCCCTGTTAATAAGGAAACCAATTTTAAATTCAAACCCGGATTGGTGTACACTTTCGATCGATATAATCTCGGATTAAATTTCAAAATTGAAACAGCCACTGAAGATATTAATATAGAACTGGTAGCTGACTCAACATACACATACTATAATTTCAAAGGATTGGGTACATTTTCATCAACATTCGAACGTGATCCGAGAATACATCAATCAACAACTTTTGGCGGAAGTTTACAATTCGGTTTCACAAGTAACAGACTACAGAATATGACGGAGATAGGTTTCTTTCAAAAAGAAACCGACATAAAACGTGGAGTAGATATACCTCTGCAGGTGGTGCTACTGGAAAAATTTCAAACTGATGTTAATTCGGTATTTCTCATCAATCCGAATAAACAATCAATTAATCGATTAAAGTTCTCTTTTAATGATAAGCATATTTACGGACACGAACCAGTTGTTGAACCAAAACTGGTTCAGGAAAACTTTCAGTGGGAAGCTATTACAAAATATGTATTGTACTGGCACAAGGAAAATACGATAGGTTTAACTTACGACTATTTGAAATTGATTGACAACAACCATTTTAACTGGGGAACAAGTCTTGGAGGAAATATTTACACCAGTGAATCGAAATACTTTTTTGTACCAGAAAAGAATAAA
It contains:
- the cdaA gene encoding diadenylate cyclase CdaA, yielding MLAFITIRFLDILDILLVAFLLYQLYRLIKGTVAFNIVIGLFSLYLVWLTVKALNMELLGSIMGYFIGVGAIALIIVFHPEIRKFLLFIGTNYNVNKILMLDKLFSQGKPKSINQQQIDNIVDACQSMGKTKTGALIVIAGENELNEQINTGEKINAKISSTLIRTIFFKNSPLHDGAIIIKGNRIVAAGCILPLTQKELDKALGLRHRAAVGMTENTDALCIVVSEERGSVSLAQKGEIKRRLSKETLVQILEANIIEADETASHKK
- the folP gene encoding dihydropteroate synthase, which gives rise to MLITQSAGKFLKRNSTLHLGEKEVDLSIPVVAGIVNITPDSFFDGGKMEDETTMLKAVEKMVADGAGIIDVGAVSTRPGSKNVSTKEELVRLLPAVKAIHKSFPDIALSVDTFRSWVAVRVIDEVGPIIINDISGGSLDSNMFETVGKLQVPYILSHIKGTPLNMQEDPQYDDLIKEVAQYFAERVKKLNKLGVTEVILDPGFGFGKTLDHNYELLNKLDAFKVYQLPVMVGLSRKSMIWKALDAQPETALNGTSVANTLALMGGADILRVHDVKEAVEAVKIFCEIKATII
- a CDS encoding DUF1599 domain-containing protein, which produces MDRTNQQYDQVISICRNIFSKKMTDYGTAWRILRPTSLTDQIYIKAQRIRSIEEKGVTKVDEGVKPEFIGIINYCIMGLIQLELGTSDQEVPNETIQELYDKYFNEAKTLMMDKNHDYGEAWRNMRISSYTDLILMKIQRTKQIEDNQGKTLISEGIDANYMDMINYSVFAMIKIEFENKE
- a CDS encoding BT_3928 family protein, producing MNIVKQLARILFGIVFIFSGFVKGIDPWGSAYKFTDYFNAMGFDSLLWAAFPLGVLLAFAEFAIGVAFMFNWRMRLFSWLGLLFMAFFTPLTLWIALKNPVTDCGCFGDALVISNWETFYKNLVFITLAIIVVVNRNWYAEKVKSIVPGILSVGVFIVYFGIVYYSYSHLPVFDFRPYKVGTNIPEAMSIPDDAPQEIYENTFYYKNKNTGEVKEFTEANYPWQDTTNWEYNDMESNLVQEGYEPPIHDFTIESPEGDDIKDFFIYDENYVFMLVAYDLHKTSTKSQEEINTLAHWALDKGYSFVCLTSTLQDEAVQFAEENEAPYEFFNCDEITLKTMIRSNPGLIVMKGGTILGKWHYNDIPSPEEIEAEFE
- the tpiA gene encoding triose-phosphate isomerase: MRQKIVAGNWKCNTTLQEGVELGKAVDAIVASEGADDVVVVLGTPFTHITKVVETVNTDRIGVAAQNCAAEAKGAYTGEVSAEMVKSTGAEYVILGHSERREYYGETSEILNKKVALALENELTPIYCCGEALDIREAGTHNEYVVNQLEETVFQLSTEDFKKIVIAYEPIWAIGTGVTASSEQAQDMHANIRAAITAKFGEEVAEGTSILYGGSCKPSNANELFANKDVDGGLIGGAALKAEDFIGIINGF
- a CDS encoding YCF48-related protein; its protein translation is MRIFMLFIFLSLTAGYSSAQNPIFDWKKDTLSLGNTLQKMTINGDHATIAGFNNTFLTSNDGGENWNPINLVKPSYDLMDISIKESVGYIVTSREKFYDAAQDVYTNGVIFKTTDNAQTWLTLEPIFDTINDPALNPLADLCFGMDFQAVETANDTTAYCAARWFEYIPGGKESHSAVFKTGDGGISWQNISGDLGGSSVSCISFNGENGFIGGSNILLKTTVSADTVVNIFSEFPGSGSVYVYDIENVSETEVLITTTSDSVFVTTDLGNSYNAFKGIDGASDIYKVNDSTIVVIDSKDVYVSTNYGLSWGKHTFSQVQWEIGGVANDSLILLAESIIHKGAMQDLISGNYTFVTQNLGNDKLYKTVFNNDNLIIVGKEQNFHQSFDGGVTWDLKHIPEVPALEEVYKNIDFYGLSGVGDEAYACINRHKLMDYPSSSGKEDVFWSGGLFYTNDNWQTYKSVNIAKLGDANEADPSANPYHESCNGVNTSVVHYIGDETVLLWTLWNDYSNGNMVEHSRVFKSIDAGKNWIPITDDLGYKNVQDIQSRGDSVYIVGEEVLLFSEDAGQKILDPAPVFTDLYPNLDSNEDDEMFINAIELGNTNEFFVVTTRDSCFMTSDNGATFKTLGNLKGAFDIYKFDNNSYIIMGVSGSIFTNDGGSNWLDCDPGELIYEIGGVYNNKLYALARSCAVSNNINNFDLKTAIPQLYTKAELKVAYNSYAVELISSEYNIEACSVYSINGTLVKKSMPNNRVFKLNNNEFTPGVYIVHSIVKGKPYVNKVILR